The Armatimonadota bacterium genome includes the window CCCCGCACGCCAGACACGCGACCCCGCGGGCGGCGCGGCGGCTCAGGACCGCGAAGGCGTAGGAGGCAAGCACCCCGATGAGGATCCTGGGCCCGAAGGCGATGAGGGGATCCTTGAAAAAGGGCAGGGTGGCGCGGCTGAAGCTGAAGAATCCGAACACCGCACCCACCAGCGCCCCGGCCACCGGCCCCCTGGCGATGCCCGCGAGGATGGCGGGGAGGTGCATGGTAGTGGCAGCACCCGCGGGGGTGGGTGCGGGGATGAAGCCGATTCCGGGGACGAGTCCCATCACCGCGCTGAGGGCACCCAGAACCCCGACCATGGTGAGATCCCTCGCCTGCAAACGAAACCCCCTCCGCACCCGCGGAGAGGGCAGGCTTCCGGCTCCCATACTCCACCTCCGTTCCAGTCTGGATCCCCCAGTACCGGACGGACCGAAAGGTCTTCGGCTCGCCGGGTCCGGCTCCTCCGGAAGGATACCGGCCAGTTCAGCCCCAGAGTACCACCGAGCCGGAGTGGAAGCAAGCAGATGCACGCGGAGGCCCTCGCCTACCCATCCGCGAGCCCGGGGACCCCGTGCAGACCCCGGGCCAGCCGGACGGCCCTGCGGATGGCCTCCGCCACCACGTCTGGGACCGCCGCGGCCACCGCCTCGTAACTGCCCTCCACGGCCCCCGTGGCGAGGACGAAGACCACGTCCCCGTCCAGGGAGGTGTGCGAGGGGGAGACGGCCCGGCTGATGCCATGGTGGGCTAAGCGGGCAAGGCGATTCGTTGCCGCTTTGTCTAACCGGGCGTTCGTCGCCACCACACCGATCACGGTGTTCCCGAGAGGCCGGAACCCCCCGCCCCGCCCCAGGAGGGAGCGAGAGCCCACGAACGCTCCAGTCAGCGGATCCCGGGTGCCCGCGAGGATCGTCCCGTCCTCCGCCACCACGTCCCCCACCGCGTTCACCACCATGAGGGCACCCACCAGGACGCCCTCAGCAAGCCGCACCGACCAGCTTCCCACCCCGCCCTTCATGGCTCCCGCAGGCCCGAGGAGCTTCCCTACCGTGGCCCCGGTTCCCGCCCCCACGCTTCCCTCCTCCACGGGCCCGGAGGTCGCAGCCACACACGCCCGGTAGCCCATCTCTGGGCCCGGCCGGACGTCCGGCCGGCCCAGGAGGAGGTCGTAGATCACCGCCGCGGGCACGATGGGCACCCGTGCCACCCCCGTCTCAAACCCCACCCCTCGCTCCTCAAGATACCGCATCACGCCGTCCGCCGCGGCGAGCCCGAATGCGCTCCCCC containing:
- a CDS encoding P1 family peptidase; this translates as MPGLTEVEGIRVGHATDLAAATGCTVVLCGEGAVGGVEVRGFAPGTRETDLLHPLATVQEVHAVLLTGGSAFGLAAADGVMRYLEERGVGFETGVARVPIVPAAVIYDLLLGRPDVRPGPEMGYRACVAATSGPVEEGSVGAGTGATVGKLLGPAGAMKGGVGSWSVRLAEGVLVGALMVVNAVGDVVAEDGTILAGTRDPLTGAFVGSRSLLGRGGGFRPLGNTVIGVVATNARLDKAATNRLARLAHHGISRAVSPSHTSLDGDVVFVLATGAVEGSYEAVAAAVPDVVAEAIRRAVRLARGLHGVPGLADG